In the genome of Saprospira sp. CCB-QB6, one region contains:
- a CDS encoding DUF4350 domain-containing protein, translating to MEQKKNASLLYVVIAVLLLGVLAYFFGSSQEAKYDWWPSMQQAREQPYDFKLLEELLKSSVDSFVRYEDKRIDEQLSTANAENSLYVFVGEQSYYSEEDAQQLKAYLEAGGNALIVTSSPSDSLFYTLFDQDHCFYSVATDDRLNSIEAKTVTAGFYADAYEETQEAEQYPFAYKTGVKDTGSYYWPYLPDYNICPGDEPAVVEAGFYQVGGEMTEMRYPYLFAIQVGEGRLYWHTNPLMLTNLYLSQKTNKEVGYKYLKRLLQPFSAQKIIWDYASTKPRPYDYPRPPQRYDKPKTPMQYVFSQPALRWAWLLLVAGAFSYALFGAKRRQQRIEVLPKNHNTSLGFVKTISRLYFQRQSHGLIFEKIMQIFHGHLRKRYGLNIKEWDQLAAQQIAQRSEVDYKIIEEILERYNSLSSQLAKPNVTMSAETLNGFYLLVQKFYDAEEARRKQPTA from the coding sequence ATGGAACAAAAGAAAAACGCTAGTTTGCTCTATGTCGTCATTGCTGTTTTACTTTTGGGGGTATTGGCTTACTTCTTTGGCTCTTCTCAAGAGGCAAAATATGATTGGTGGCCTTCTATGCAGCAGGCGAGAGAACAGCCTTATGACTTTAAGCTTTTAGAGGAACTACTTAAATCTAGTGTAGATAGCTTTGTGCGCTATGAGGATAAACGGATCGATGAGCAGCTGTCTACCGCTAATGCAGAGAATAGTCTGTATGTATTTGTTGGAGAGCAATCCTACTACTCTGAAGAAGATGCCCAGCAGCTAAAGGCATATTTGGAGGCAGGTGGAAATGCCCTGATTGTGACTAGTTCACCTTCTGATAGCCTATTCTATACGCTATTTGACCAAGATCATTGTTTTTATAGCGTAGCCACAGACGATCGGCTAAATAGCATAGAGGCAAAAACGGTTACCGCAGGCTTTTATGCCGATGCTTATGAGGAAACTCAAGAGGCAGAGCAATATCCCTTTGCCTACAAAACAGGAGTAAAAGATACGGGCTCTTATTATTGGCCCTATTTGCCCGACTACAATATTTGTCCAGGCGATGAACCTGCTGTTGTAGAGGCGGGCTTTTATCAAGTTGGGGGAGAGATGACTGAAATGCGTTATCCTTATCTCTTTGCTATTCAAGTAGGGGAGGGCCGCTTATACTGGCATACCAATCCTCTTATGTTGACTAATTTATACCTCTCGCAGAAAACGAATAAGGAGGTAGGCTATAAGTACCTCAAGCGCTTATTGCAGCCTTTTTCTGCTCAGAAGATCATTTGGGATTATGCGAGCACAAAGCCTCGACCTTATGATTATCCTCGACCTCCGCAGCGTTATGATAAGCCCAAAACGCCTATGCAGTATGTCTTTTCTCAGCCTGCGCTTCGCTGGGCTTGGTTGCTCTTAGTGGCTGGCGCTTTTAGCTATGCGCTTTTTGGGGCCAAGAGAAGACAACAGCGGATCGAGGTCTTGCCCAAGAACCACAATACCTCTTTGGGATTTGTGAAAACGATTAGTCGCCTCTATTTTCAGCGACAGAGTCATGGCCTTATCTTCGAGAAGATTATGCAGATTTTTCATGGACATTTGCGCAAACGCTATGGCCTTAATATTAAAGAATGGGATCAGTTGGCGGCCCAGCAAATAGCCCAGCGCAGCGAGGTAGACTACAAAATCATTGAAGAGATTTTAGAGCGCTACAATAGCCTGTCTTCTCAGTTGGCCAAACCCAATGTAACGATGTCTGCTGAAACCCTAAATGGCTTCTACCTATTGGTCCAAAAGTTCTACGATGCCGAAGAAGCAAGGAGAAAACAGCCAACGGCTTAA
- a CDS encoding stage II sporulation protein M yields the protein MRETKFIENNKDKWIEFEEVLASKDQDPEKLSELFTELTDDLSYSRTFYPNRSVRVYLNNISQAVFDSIYKNRKSRWKRFLQFWSKDLPQLIYESRVDFFLSFVIFMLAVGIGVFSSIMDPDFPRVVLGDGYVEMTYENIRKGEPMSVYQDEDQTGMFMRIAWNNLRVAFGTFILGLLFGVGTIYILIQNGIMVGAFQFLFIREGVYWDSILTIWLHGAVEISCIVIAGAAGLHLGRALLFPGTYSRLQSLQLAARRALSIYMAIVPLIILAAFIEGYITRYSDASYVVRAILIIASFVLMGGYFVWYPWRVGRRQQTAEEDELELPVAKEQPINFKAIKNQGQVFMDAFKLYRKQIGRLALGAAAMAFVYTAVSIKMEYYFEFHQAGFLFSFFEALAYTGYHIAQFLFLEELSLRWLLNVGAMSVILHIALSGVSAKANGPLSWGTHAKLYVNALLASGLINLLLVTYSNEEYYIMIFLYLLFVIPILAHGLAVSYNEKKNFIVSLPLWFKHLGKNYMSMMGNYVVGVLMSFIFLFLTTAPLVDFYFNSFMTLLPISEESAQIYYTSFNLFLHAFSLCFMFPLVFLVMSIGERSYKQTVQAEDLFDHIGQLGQQKKSYGMERE from the coding sequence ATGCGTGAGACCAAATTTATAGAGAATAATAAAGACAAGTGGATAGAATTTGAGGAAGTACTGGCTTCTAAGGATCAGGATCCAGAGAAGTTGAGTGAATTATTTACTGAGTTAACGGATGATTTGTCTTATTCTCGGACCTTTTACCCGAATCGTTCGGTGCGGGTTTATCTTAATAATATATCGCAGGCTGTCTTTGACAGCATATACAAGAACCGAAAAAGTAGATGGAAGCGATTTCTGCAGTTTTGGTCTAAGGATTTGCCTCAGCTCATTTATGAGTCGAGGGTAGATTTCTTCTTGTCCTTTGTCATCTTTATGTTGGCGGTAGGTATAGGCGTCTTTTCGTCTATCATGGATCCGGACTTTCCCCGAGTTGTTTTGGGAGATGGTTATGTAGAGATGACCTATGAGAACATTCGGAAGGGGGAGCCGATGTCTGTTTATCAGGATGAGGATCAGACGGGCATGTTTATGCGGATAGCTTGGAACAACTTGAGGGTAGCTTTTGGGACCTTTATTTTGGGGTTACTCTTTGGGGTTGGGACCATATACATCCTTATTCAGAATGGGATCATGGTTGGGGCTTTTCAGTTCTTATTTATCCGAGAGGGGGTTTATTGGGATTCCATTTTGACGATTTGGCTGCATGGGGCAGTAGAAATCTCCTGTATAGTTATTGCGGGGGCTGCGGGTTTGCATTTGGGGCGGGCCTTATTATTTCCGGGCACATATAGTCGATTACAATCCTTACAATTAGCGGCTAGGCGGGCTTTGAGCATTTATATGGCCATTGTCCCCTTGATTATTTTGGCTGCTTTTATTGAGGGCTATATTACTCGATATAGTGATGCTTCTTATGTGGTTCGGGCCATATTGATTATTGCTTCTTTTGTTTTGATGGGGGGCTATTTTGTTTGGTACCCTTGGCGGGTTGGCCGTCGGCAGCAAACGGCAGAGGAAGACGAATTGGAATTGCCTGTAGCTAAAGAGCAGCCGATCAACTTCAAAGCGATTAAGAATCAGGGGCAGGTTTTTATGGATGCCTTTAAGCTTTATCGGAAGCAAATTGGCCGTTTGGCCTTAGGGGCGGCGGCCATGGCCTTTGTTTATACGGCTGTAAGTATTAAAATGGAGTACTATTTTGAGTTTCATCAGGCGGGCTTCTTATTTTCTTTCTTTGAGGCCTTAGCCTATACAGGCTATCATATTGCTCAATTTCTATTTTTAGAAGAGTTGAGTTTACGTTGGCTCTTGAATGTGGGGGCGATGTCTGTGATCTTGCATATTGCTTTATCCGGAGTGTCGGCTAAGGCCAATGGGCCGCTAAGTTGGGGGACGCATGCTAAGTTATATGTCAATGCGCTTTTAGCTAGTGGGCTAATCAATTTGTTGCTAGTTACTTACAGCAACGAAGAGTATTACATCATGATTTTCTTGTATCTGCTCTTTGTCATCCCTATTTTGGCGCATGGTTTAGCGGTAAGTTATAATGAGAAGAAGAACTTTATTGTAAGTCTTCCACTTTGGTTTAAGCATTTGGGGAAGAATTATATGTCGATGATGGGAAATTATGTTGTGGGGGTATTGATGAGTTTTATTTTCCTCTTTCTGACCACGGCTCCTTTAGTTGATTTTTACTTTAATTCCTTTATGACCTTATTGCCTATATCGGAGGAGAGTGCACAGATTTACTACACGAGTTTTAATCTATTCTTACATGCCTTTTCGCTTTGTTTTATGTTTCCATTGGTCTTTTTGGTCATGAGCATAGGGGAGCGGAGCTATAAGCAGACGGTACAGGCGGAGGATTTATTTGATCATATTGGCCAGTTGGGTCAGCAAAAGAAGAGTTATGGAATGGAAAGGGAATAG
- a CDS encoding DUF3592 domain-containing protein has product MATFSTDLAKRLIFWLLLLFPSYLLTLELKEVYKVIDFQDNGLLVDAQVIAVKDHSRTNNGDLAIMYSVTFMYKSPEGEVFRRRIDSLPVYYYEGQSVELIYERGKPELAVPNDFGLLYEETITSIFTIFGISFLVGLFFYVAFLKTS; this is encoded by the coding sequence ATGGCAACTTTTTCTACTGATTTGGCCAAGCGGCTCATTTTTTGGCTCCTCTTATTATTTCCTAGTTATTTGCTGACCCTAGAACTAAAAGAAGTTTATAAAGTAATTGATTTTCAAGATAATGGACTGCTAGTAGATGCACAAGTCATCGCTGTAAAGGATCATAGTCGTACTAACAATGGCGATTTGGCTATTATGTACAGCGTTACTTTTATGTACAAGAGCCCTGAGGGAGAAGTATTTCGACGTCGAATTGATAGCCTTCCCGTCTATTATTATGAGGGCCAATCCGTCGAGCTCATTTATGAAAGAGGGAAGCCTGAACTAGCCGTCCCCAATGATTTTGGGCTGCTTTATGAGGAGACAATTACTTCTATCTTTACCATTTTTGGGATAAGCTTTTTAGTTGGCCTCTTTTTCTATGTCGCTTTTCTCAAAACGTCTTAA
- a CDS encoding leucine-rich repeat domain-containing protein, which translates to MQPLTEQLWKKLRSANPDQVEMALLRARAQGFNLKPWEQEYAELREYIPLPYYAQQHEEVAACYAVRELDLSEQELTALPEVLSNLRYIEVLNLSRNELTALPAWLNQLSHLKQLNLEGNQITVLASDFLAYTQLEELNLAHNQLKALPAAVLSLPTLQRLDLSHNSLTALPNLEEEQLLNLAFLALNDNPLSQIWVNIGQLAKLQNLQLQNCLLQQLPESITGLFALQNLWLQNNQLRHLPAQMGQLRSLELLQLAQNELQELPDSLDRLASLKQLNLKENALQHLPKLEGLASLEVLHLEHNQLQHLPSDFARLGRLKMAYLQGNDLDRLPLILDALRALEVLHIESNPIEQLPDSLVDLPNLQQLFAANTQIKSLPRRLKNKLEQLDIEGTPLANGEVNEEPEQEAFSHHPTPQENEEGPSPDAKGCMLPGLGVVVILIIALIYGITLF; encoded by the coding sequence ATGCAACCGCTAACCGAGCAGCTCTGGAAAAAACTTCGTTCCGCCAACCCCGATCAGGTGGAAATGGCCCTTTTGCGTGCCCGTGCGCAAGGCTTTAATCTCAAGCCTTGGGAACAGGAATATGCCGAACTTCGAGAATATATACCTCTGCCTTATTATGCCCAACAGCATGAGGAGGTGGCAGCTTGTTATGCCGTGCGGGAGTTAGATTTGTCGGAACAGGAGTTGACGGCTTTGCCAGAGGTATTATCTAATTTGCGTTACATTGAGGTTTTGAATTTGAGCCGAAATGAGCTAACGGCTTTGCCCGCTTGGCTCAATCAGCTCAGCCATTTGAAGCAGCTCAATTTGGAGGGCAACCAAATTACGGTTTTGGCCTCCGATTTTTTGGCTTATACGCAATTGGAAGAGCTTAATCTAGCTCATAATCAGCTCAAGGCTTTGCCTGCTGCTGTATTGAGTCTGCCTACTCTTCAACGTTTAGACCTTAGCCACAACAGCTTGACAGCCCTTCCCAATTTGGAGGAGGAACAGCTCTTGAATTTGGCCTTTTTGGCCCTAAATGACAATCCGCTCAGCCAAATTTGGGTAAACATTGGCCAGCTCGCCAAGTTGCAAAACCTACAGCTTCAAAATTGTTTGTTGCAGCAGTTGCCCGAAAGCATAACGGGACTTTTTGCCCTACAAAACCTTTGGCTTCAAAACAATCAATTGCGGCATCTGCCTGCCCAAATGGGACAGCTCCGCAGTCTAGAGCTTTTGCAGTTGGCCCAAAATGAATTGCAAGAATTACCCGATAGCTTGGATCGCCTCGCTAGCCTCAAGCAACTCAACCTAAAAGAAAATGCCCTCCAACATCTACCGAAGTTGGAAGGCCTAGCTTCTTTGGAGGTTTTGCATCTGGAACACAATCAACTTCAGCATTTACCCTCCGATTTTGCCCGCCTTGGTCGCCTGAAAATGGCTTATTTGCAAGGCAATGATTTGGACCGCCTGCCTTTGATTTTGGACGCACTCCGCGCCTTGGAGGTCTTACACATCGAGAGCAATCCCATCGAGCAATTGCCCGATAGCCTAGTCGATTTGCCCAATTTGCAGCAGTTGTTTGCCGCCAATACGCAGATTAAAAGCTTGCCCAGAAGATTGAAAAACAAACTGGAGCAATTGGATATTGAAGGAACGCCTTTGGCTAATGGAGAAGTGAATGAAGAGCCCGAACAAGAGGCTTTTTCTCATCATCCAACCCCCC
- a CDS encoding AAA family ATPase, with product MQEFPEQDKPSEEEEITPQMQSWEQEDSQSLKIQEAVHKVKQEVQKVIIGQDEMIDLILIALFSGGHVLLEGVPGIAKTLTAKLLAQSMKVDYTRIQFTPDLMPSDVTGTTIFNMKSSDFVFTKGPIFSNLVLIDEINRAPAKTQASLFEVMEEKQVSVDGTTYKMNFPFMVLATQNPIEQEGTYKLPEAQLDRFLFRILLEYPSLQEEQQILYRFKDDFTKRQVADVKPVLSAQDIQECQEIIEQVHIKTELLDYIAELVHRSRSHADLFLGASPRASLAIMQTAKALAAMNGRGFVTPDDIQYVAYPVLNHRIILTPEREMEGMQISDVVADIIAKVEVPR from the coding sequence ATGCAAGAATTTCCAGAGCAAGATAAGCCCTCAGAAGAGGAAGAAATTACCCCACAAATGCAAAGTTGGGAGCAAGAAGACAGCCAGAGCCTTAAAATTCAAGAGGCTGTACATAAAGTAAAGCAGGAGGTCCAAAAAGTGATTATTGGACAAGATGAGATGATTGACCTAATCCTAATCGCCCTGTTCTCAGGAGGACATGTGCTCTTGGAAGGGGTGCCTGGTATCGCCAAAACCCTAACCGCTAAGCTTTTGGCCCAAAGCATGAAGGTCGATTATACCCGGATTCAGTTTACTCCAGACCTTATGCCTTCTGATGTAACGGGAACGACGATTTTTAATATGAAATCTTCGGATTTTGTCTTTACTAAGGGCCCTATTTTCTCTAACTTGGTCCTGATTGATGAGATTAACCGCGCGCCAGCCAAAACTCAGGCCTCGCTCTTTGAGGTTATGGAGGAAAAACAGGTGTCTGTTGATGGAACGACCTATAAGATGAATTTTCCTTTTATGGTTTTGGCTACCCAAAACCCTATTGAGCAAGAAGGAACCTATAAGTTGCCCGAAGCGCAGTTGGACCGCTTCCTTTTCCGCATTCTTCTAGAATATCCCTCTTTACAAGAGGAACAACAGATCCTCTATCGCTTTAAGGATGACTTCACAAAGCGACAGGTAGCAGATGTTAAACCTGTGCTATCAGCCCAAGATATTCAAGAGTGCCAAGAGATTATTGAACAGGTGCATATCAAAACCGAATTACTAGATTATATTGCAGAGCTGGTGCACCGCAGTCGCTCTCATGCCGATCTTTTTCTAGGCGCTTCGCCTCGTGCCTCTTTGGCCATTATGCAAACGGCAAAAGCCCTAGCGGCAATGAATGGCCGCGGCTTTGTCACACCAGATGATATCCAATATGTGGCTTATCCCGTCCTCAACCACCGAATTATCCTAACGCCCGAAAGAGAAATGGAGGGCATGCAAATTAGTGATGTGGTGGCCGATATTATCGCGAAAGTGGAGGTGCCACGATAG
- a CDS encoding asparaginase domain-containing protein, with protein sequence MKKNNSILALVTGGTFDKEYDMITGKLFFKDTHLPEIFKRGRSTLDIKVRTLMMVDSLDMNELDRDIIIKHCQSTDETRILITHGTDTMEVTAAAIAKAGKIEGKTIVLLGAMIPYTFGMSSDGFFNLGSALAFVQTLPPGVYIAMHGEYFNWDNVRKNRSTGYFETTKDKKY encoded by the coding sequence ATGAAAAAGAACAACAGCATTTTGGCCCTAGTTACTGGGGGTACTTTTGACAAAGAATACGATATGATTACGGGCAAGCTCTTTTTTAAAGACACGCATTTGCCCGAAATTTTCAAGCGGGGGCGCTCTACCCTAGACATTAAGGTCCGTACACTAATGATGGTCGATAGTTTGGATATGAATGAGTTGGACCGTGATATTATTATCAAGCATTGCCAAAGTACAGATGAAACTCGCATTCTTATTACCCACGGGACCGATACCATGGAGGTAACCGCTGCCGCCATTGCCAAAGCAGGCAAAATTGAAGGGAAAACGATTGTCTTACTAGGCGCTATGATTCCCTATACCTTTGGGATGTCTTCTGATGGTTTCTTTAATTTGGGGAGTGCCCTAGCCTTTGTACAAACCCTGCCTCCTGGTGTTTATATTGCTATGCATGGCGAGTACTTCAATTGGGATAATGTGCGTAAAAACCGCTCTACGGGTTACTTTGAGACCACCAAAGACAAAAAATATTAG